The proteins below are encoded in one region of Vicinamibacterales bacterium:
- a CDS encoding substrate-binding domain-containing protein — MKRQAPAAPGKQGTPVGIKDIARRLGISIGTVDRALHDKRGISVATRARVLAMAESLGYRPNLAARFLKSGTAFRISVHLPREIALFWDSLREGIREAAAPFAPALQVEFRSYPGLGEGDIPLFEQALQRGVHGLIVAPGDPHALAPWIHRAALQKAAVACVVTDAPETERLTFVSADPFTVGAVAGELMARFLPGGRHVAFFTGWLGTQDHAEKLRGFNGSLGMLAGQLTLAATVEAHDDERAAYRQAVRLLKANPGLDGIYVSTVNSLPVLRAIESQGRLGRIAVIATDLFPALVPWIRRGAVAATVYQRPVRQGSLALHALYKFLVDGTTPPARIKVVPHVVMRSNLDLVLERLQTAAENDDSAEVQTPPITGPPDRHCHSAPPRRGRLA, encoded by the coding sequence ATGAAGCGACAGGCTCCCGCGGCGCCCGGTAAACAGGGTACGCCCGTCGGCATCAAGGACATCGCCCGGAGGCTCGGCATCTCGATCGGAACGGTCGATCGCGCGCTCCACGACAAGCGCGGGATCAGCGTGGCGACCAGGGCTCGCGTGCTCGCGATGGCCGAGTCGCTCGGCTATCGGCCGAACCTCGCCGCCCGGTTTCTCAAGTCCGGCACCGCCTTTCGCATCTCCGTCCATCTGCCGCGCGAGATCGCGCTCTTCTGGGACTCGCTTCGCGAGGGCATTCGCGAGGCGGCCGCTCCGTTCGCCCCGGCGCTCCAGGTGGAGTTCCGCAGCTACCCTGGGCTCGGCGAGGGTGACATCCCGCTGTTCGAGCAGGCCCTCCAGCGCGGCGTGCACGGATTGATCGTCGCGCCTGGCGATCCGCACGCGCTGGCCCCGTGGATTCACAGGGCCGCTCTCCAGAAGGCAGCCGTCGCGTGCGTCGTCACCGACGCCCCGGAAACGGAGCGTCTGACGTTCGTGTCCGCCGATCCCTTCACGGTGGGAGCGGTCGCAGGCGAACTGATGGCCCGCTTTCTGCCTGGCGGCCGGCACGTGGCGTTCTTCACCGGCTGGCTTGGCACCCAGGATCACGCGGAGAAACTGCGCGGGTTCAACGGGAGCCTCGGCATGCTCGCTGGTCAACTGACCCTCGCGGCCACGGTCGAAGCGCACGATGACGAGAGGGCGGCGTATCGGCAGGCAGTGAGGCTGCTGAAGGCGAACCCCGGGCTCGACGGGATTTACGTGAGCACCGTGAACTCGCTGCCGGTGCTTCGCGCCATCGAGAGCCAGGGACGGCTCGGCCGGATAGCCGTCATCGCGACCGATCTGTTTCCTGCGTTGGTCCCCTGGATTCGCCGTGGCGCTGTCGCTGCCACGGTGTACCAGCGCCCGGTGCGCCAGGGCAGCCTGGCCCTGCACGCGCTCTACAAGTTCCTCGTGGACGGGACCACGCCGCCGGCGCGCATCAAAGTCGTGCCGCACGTCGTCATGCGGAGCAACCTGGATCTCGTGTTGGAGCGGCTGCAGACCGCCGCGGAAAACGACGATTCGGCCGAGGTGCAGACGCCGCCGATCACAGGCCCGCCCGATCGGCACTGTCACTCCGCGCCGCCGCGGCGTGGCAGGCTCGCCTGA
- a CDS encoding glycoside hydrolase family 127 protein: protein MTPRLRTPIAAALAAAVIGCWVASRPLLGVAQTQPAPAHDYPVQPVPFTAVHLTDEFWTPRIETNRQVSVPFAFQQCELSGRVDNFERAAKALRGEELIDRKPPGYPFDDTDLYKVIEGASYTLSVHPDPKLDAYVDALIVKIGAAQERDGYLYTTRTIDPAHPHPWAGANRWQLEKVNSHELYNLGHLYEAAVAHYQATGKRTLLDIALKTADLLVGTFGPGKRSIWPGHQITEMGLVKLYRVTGDERYLRLARFLLDERGPDGDKGGGRTYNQSQTKIVEQTEAVGHAVRATYMYSGIADVAALTGDAAYLKTVDTIWNNLVARKLYITGGIGATGRGEAFGADYEMPNMTAYNETCAAIGNDFWNHRLFLLHADAKYIDVMERTLYNGLISGVSLDGKSFFYPNPLESAGQHGRSPWFGVACCPGNMTRFMASVPGYVYARRGSTIFVNLFAAGSADIALENGPTVTVRQETRYPWDGTVRMVVRPDREAAFAVKVRIPGWARNEPVPTDLYRFLDRLDEPAALKVNGRPVPIVLEDGYATVERRWRPGDMLDLSLPMPIRRVVAHEKVEADRNRVALQRGPVVYAAEWPDSPDGHVRNLVLPDAATLRAEFRPQLLNGVMVIAGRAVGLSKDAQGKVVSADRPFTAIPYYAWANRGRGEMMVWIPRVESVARPTPWPTPATTSTVTTSGKSRKNARMINDGEEPASSNDPASYFDWWPTKGATEWVEYAFPKTATVSEADVYWFDDTGAGGVRVPASWRLLYRDGDQWRPVEALDPYGLAKDRYNKIRFKPVTSSGLRLELTMQPDWSAGIQEWKVR, encoded by the coding sequence ATGACTCCTCGACTGCGAACACCGATCGCGGCGGCACTCGCGGCGGCGGTGATCGGATGCTGGGTGGCGTCGAGACCCCTGCTCGGCGTGGCTCAGACTCAGCCAGCGCCCGCCCACGACTACCCCGTGCAGCCGGTGCCCTTCACTGCCGTTCACCTGACCGACGAATTCTGGACTCCGCGAATCGAGACCAACCGCCAGGTGAGCGTCCCGTTCGCGTTTCAGCAGTGCGAATTGTCGGGCCGTGTGGACAACTTCGAGCGCGCAGCCAAGGCCCTGCGCGGCGAGGAACTGATCGACCGCAAGCCGCCCGGCTATCCGTTCGACGACACCGACCTCTACAAGGTCATCGAAGGCGCGTCGTACACGCTCAGCGTGCATCCGGACCCGAAACTGGATGCCTACGTGGACGCACTCATCGTGAAGATCGGTGCGGCGCAGGAGAGGGACGGGTACCTCTACACCACGCGCACGATCGATCCCGCGCACCCGCATCCGTGGGCCGGCGCCAACAGGTGGCAGCTCGAGAAGGTGAACAGCCACGAACTCTACAACCTCGGGCATCTCTACGAAGCAGCGGTCGCGCACTACCAGGCGACCGGCAAGCGTACGCTGCTCGACATCGCACTGAAGACGGCCGACCTGCTGGTCGGCACCTTCGGCCCCGGCAAGCGGTCGATCTGGCCGGGCCACCAAATCACCGAGATGGGACTGGTGAAGCTGTACCGGGTGACAGGCGACGAGCGGTACCTCCGCCTCGCGAGATTCCTGCTCGATGAGCGGGGCCCGGACGGCGATAAGGGCGGCGGCCGCACCTACAACCAGTCGCAGACGAAGATCGTCGAGCAGACCGAGGCGGTCGGCCACGCGGTGCGAGCGACCTACATGTACTCAGGAATCGCCGACGTGGCCGCGCTCACCGGCGACGCCGCCTACCTGAAGACGGTCGATACGATCTGGAACAACCTGGTCGCCAGGAAGCTCTATATCACCGGCGGCATCGGTGCGACCGGCAGAGGCGAGGCGTTCGGCGCCGACTACGAGATGCCGAACATGACGGCCTACAACGAGACATGCGCGGCGATCGGCAACGATTTCTGGAACCACCGGCTGTTCCTGCTGCACGCCGACGCGAAGTACATCGACGTCATGGAGCGCACGCTCTACAACGGCCTCATCTCGGGCGTCTCGCTCGACGGCAAATCGTTCTTCTACCCGAACCCGCTCGAATCCGCGGGACAGCACGGCCGCAGCCCGTGGTTCGGCGTCGCCTGCTGCCCCGGCAACATGACCCGCTTCATGGCGTCCGTTCCAGGGTACGTCTACGCGCGGCGCGGCTCGACGATCTTCGTCAACCTCTTCGCGGCCGGATCCGCCGACATTGCCCTGGAGAACGGTCCGACCGTGACCGTGCGCCAGGAGACGCGGTACCCGTGGGACGGCACCGTCCGGATGGTCGTCAGGCCCGACCGCGAGGCCGCGTTCGCCGTCAAGGTCAGGATCCCCGGCTGGGCCCGGAACGAACCGGTGCCGACCGATCTCTATCGCTTCCTCGATCGCCTGGACGAACCGGCTGCGCTGAAGGTCAACGGCCGGCCGGTGCCCATCGTGCTCGAGGACGGATACGCGACAGTCGAACGCCGCTGGCGTCCTGGCGACATGCTCGACCTCTCGTTGCCCATGCCGATCCGCCGCGTGGTTGCTCACGAGAAAGTCGAGGCCGATCGCAACCGCGTGGCGCTCCAGCGAGGCCCCGTGGTCTACGCGGCCGAATGGCCGGACAGCCCCGACGGACATGTCCGTAACCTGGTGCTGCCCGACGCGGCGACGCTCCGCGCGGAGTTCCGACCGCAACTCCTGAACGGCGTCATGGTCATCGCGGGCAGGGCGGTCGGCCTCTCCAAGGATGCGCAAGGCAAGGTCGTCAGCGCCGATCGCCCGTTCACCGCCATCCCGTATTACGCCTGGGCGAATCGCGGGCGGGGCGAGATGATGGTCTGGATTCCGCGGGTCGAATCGGTGGCCCGGCCCACGCCGTGGCCAACGCCCGCGACGACGAGCACCGTGACGACGTCAGGGAAATCCAGGAAGAACGCGCGGATGATCAACGACGGCGAGGAGCCCGCCTCGTCGAACGATCCGGCTTCGTACTTCGACTGGTGGCCGACAAAGGGGGCGACCGAGTGGGTCGAGTACGCGTTCCCGAAGACCGCCACGGTCTCCGAGGCCGACGTCTACTGGTTCGATGACACGGGTGCGGGCGGCGTGCGGGTGCCTGCGTCGTGGCGGCTCCTGTATCGCGACGGCGACCAGTGGCGGCCGGTTGAGGCGCTCGACCCGTATGGCCTCGCAAAGGACCGGTACAATAAGATCCGCTTCAAGCCGGTCACCTCGTCCGGGCTGCGCCTGGAGCTCACGATGCAACCGGACTGGTCGGCGGGCATCCAGGAGTGGAAGGTGCGATGA
- a CDS encoding beta-L-arabinofuranosidase domain-containing protein produces the protein MTLWRSSHSSILFTTVTAAAVLVVALSMSGSTQARGSRADIVAYRAEPFPLQDVRLLDGPFREAMLRDQRYLLDLDPDRLLHNFRVNAGLPSTAQPLGGWEAPDVELRGHSVGHYLSALALMYASTGDGRFKARGDIMVTELAKVQDALAAKGANKGYLSAFPEAFIDRVDGRRKVWAPYYTLHKIMAGLLDTYQLCGNQQALEVVTKSADWVKFRMDRLTREQQQAMLMTEHGGMTEVLANLSAVTGNPEHLRVARLFDHAFLIDPLARHEDTLNGLHANTQIPKAIGAAREYELTGEPRYREIATFFWERVALRRSYANGGHSDDELFFPVENFSEHLGASSSETCNTYNMLKLTRHLFSWSPSARLMDFYERGLFNHILASQDPATGMMIYYCPLLPGGFRSYSTPDASFWCCVGTGMENHGKYPDTIYFHDDKSLFVNLFLASELNWRAKGLRVRQDTKFPEDDSTRLSFTADRPIRLALKIRFPSWATNGMTLAVNGAPQTISEQPGSYVSVDREWKSGDTVQVRLPMAVHTEAMPDNPNLVAVLYGPILLAGDLGKDGLTPAVRYGPSAPPVRRMAVPAVPAFVTTVAAVASAVKPVPDHPLTFRTSGIGRPTDVTLIPFYRASDVRYTVYWEVMNAAAWEKRSAERAAADARRAQLGTRTIDTVDTGKPESESTHHFQHQGAVKSDFDGRFGREATGTGWFSYELKVVPDQPLKLVCLYRGSEGSTRTFDVLVDGEKVASETLPYHPTEFLDVEYAVPITLTRGKTRVTVRFQPRPGAATGQVYEIAVVSAGK, from the coding sequence GTGACCCTCTGGCGCTCCAGCCACTCGTCCATTCTGTTCACCACCGTGACCGCGGCTGCAGTACTCGTTGTGGCGCTGTCGATGTCCGGATCCACGCAGGCTCGCGGATCCAGGGCGGACATCGTCGCCTACCGGGCGGAACCATTTCCGCTCCAGGACGTCCGCCTTCTCGATGGTCCCTTCCGCGAGGCGATGCTCCGCGACCAGAGGTATCTGCTCGATCTCGACCCCGACCGACTGCTCCACAACTTCCGCGTGAACGCCGGCCTTCCGTCGACGGCACAACCGCTCGGCGGTTGGGAGGCGCCCGATGTCGAGCTGCGGGGCCACTCGGTCGGTCACTACCTGTCGGCGCTCGCGCTGATGTACGCGAGCACGGGTGACGGACGATTCAAGGCACGCGGCGACATCATGGTCACCGAGCTGGCCAAGGTACAGGATGCGCTCGCCGCCAAGGGCGCGAACAAGGGCTACCTCTCGGCGTTCCCAGAGGCGTTCATCGACCGCGTGGACGGCCGCCGCAAGGTCTGGGCGCCGTATTACACGCTCCACAAGATCATGGCGGGGCTGCTCGACACGTATCAGCTCTGCGGCAACCAACAGGCGCTCGAGGTGGTGACGAAGAGCGCCGACTGGGTGAAGTTCCGCATGGACCGGCTCACGCGCGAGCAGCAGCAGGCCATGCTGATGACCGAGCACGGCGGCATGACGGAAGTGCTCGCAAATCTGTCGGCCGTGACCGGCAACCCGGAGCATCTTCGGGTCGCCCGGCTGTTCGACCACGCGTTCCTGATCGACCCCCTCGCCCGACACGAGGACACCCTGAACGGCCTCCACGCGAACACGCAGATCCCCAAGGCCATCGGTGCCGCGCGCGAATACGAGCTGACCGGCGAGCCGCGCTACCGGGAGATCGCCACGTTCTTCTGGGAACGCGTCGCGCTCCGCCGGTCGTACGCGAACGGCGGACACAGCGACGACGAGCTGTTCTTCCCTGTGGAGAACTTCTCGGAGCACCTGGGCGCGTCGAGTTCCGAGACCTGCAACACCTACAACATGCTCAAGCTGACGCGCCACCTGTTCTCCTGGTCGCCGTCGGCGCGGTTGATGGATTTCTACGAGCGGGGACTGTTCAATCACATCCTGGCGTCGCAGGATCCGGCCACGGGCATGATGATCTACTACTGTCCGCTGCTGCCGGGCGGATTCAGGTCGTACTCCACGCCGGACGCCTCGTTTTGGTGCTGCGTCGGCACGGGCATGGAGAACCACGGGAAGTACCCGGACACCATCTACTTCCACGATGACAAGTCCCTCTTCGTGAACCTGTTCCTCGCGTCGGAGCTGAACTGGCGCGCCAAGGGGCTGCGCGTGCGCCAGGACACGAAGTTCCCGGAGGATGACTCGACGAGACTGTCGTTCACAGCCGACAGACCGATACGCCTGGCGCTGAAGATCCGATTCCCGTCGTGGGCGACCAACGGCATGACCCTCGCCGTGAACGGCGCGCCGCAGACGATCTCCGAACAGCCCGGGTCGTACGTCTCGGTCGATCGTGAATGGAAGAGCGGCGACACCGTGCAGGTCCGCCTGCCGATGGCGGTGCACACCGAGGCAATGCCGGATAATCCGAACCTCGTCGCCGTCCTGTATGGTCCGATCCTCCTGGCCGGAGACCTCGGCAAGGACGGTCTGACGCCCGCCGTGCGGTACGGACCCAGTGCGCCGCCGGTCCGCCGAATGGCGGTGCCCGCCGTACCCGCATTCGTCACGACCGTGGCAGCGGTGGCCTCCGCAGTCAAGCCAGTGCCCGACCACCCTCTGACGTTCCGCACGTCTGGCATCGGCCGCCCCACCGACGTGACGCTGATTCCTTTCTATCGCGCGTCCGACGTGCGCTACACGGTGTATTGGGAAGTCATGAACGCTGCGGCGTGGGAGAAGCGATCTGCCGAGCGCGCAGCGGCCGACGCGCGGCGCGCGCAACTGGGCACCCGGACGATCGACACCGTCGACACCGGCAAGCCGGAGAGCGAGAGCACGCATCACTTCCAGCACCAGGGCGCCGTGAAATCCGACTTCGACGGCCGCTTCGGCCGCGAGGCAACGGGAACCGGCTGGTTCAGCTACGAACTGAAGGTCGTTCCGGATCAGCCGCTGAAGTTGGTCTGCCTGTACCGCGGGAGCGAGGGCAGTACGCGAACGTTCGATGTCCTCGTGGACGGCGAGAAGGTGGCATCGGAGACGCTGCCATACCATCCGACCGAGTTCCTCGACGTCGAGTACGCCGTGCCGATCACGCTGACGCGCGGCAAGACGCGGGTGACGGTCAGGTTCCAGCCACGGCCGGGCGCGGCGACGGGCCAGGTGTACGAGATCGCGGTGGTGTCAGCCGGCAAGTGA
- a CDS encoding sodium:solute symporter family protein — translation MPFFLLGLSLESPSRLIVLSPVDIAIIAIYFAMVLGIGFYLKRYTKTGDDFFLAGREMTAWVAGLSFLAANLGALELMGWAAAAYQYGILATHWYWIGAIPAMLFLGIVMMPFYYISKTHSVPGYLKLRFGEPSRALSAVTFGFMTVLMSGINMYSMALVMKVVLGWDINFSIWVSSITVAIYVGLGGLRSAIFNEVLQFVLIWLGAMLISIIGLIETGGWSGMVARIHANFPGGDYTHLWRTMGSFTDNPMGIHWTGIVLGLGWVISFGYWTTDFLVVQRVLSAKDLRSAKMAPIIGAGFKMMVPFIVILPGLLGLALLQPKLMGEAQAVATGGHSYNEVLPLMLARYCGPGLLGLGITALIAGFMSGMAGNVSAFATVWTYDIYKALIRKEAPDAHYVSMGRWCTVLGVLVSIGTAYLVMQFLSIMDYVQALFSFFIAPLFGTVLLGMLWKRCSPAGGFWGLLAGTVSSVGMWAWVKLDPAAVRYIALSSNARDMAENMYRALWSWIICVVVTVVVSLLTRPKPDSELTGLVYGCTDVPSEGHLRIYQRPIFWAGLVGVVFVVLNVLFW, via the coding sequence ATGCCGTTCTTCCTCCTGGGTCTGTCGTTGGAATCGCCGTCCCGCCTCATCGTGCTGTCGCCGGTGGACATCGCGATCATCGCCATCTACTTCGCGATGGTGCTCGGGATCGGCTTCTACCTGAAGAGATACACGAAGACCGGTGACGACTTCTTCCTGGCGGGCCGCGAGATGACGGCCTGGGTGGCCGGGCTGAGCTTCCTGGCCGCCAACCTGGGCGCGCTCGAGTTGATGGGCTGGGCCGCGGCGGCCTATCAGTACGGCATCCTCGCCACCCATTGGTACTGGATCGGCGCGATTCCCGCGATGCTGTTCCTCGGCATCGTGATGATGCCGTTCTACTACATCTCGAAGACGCACTCGGTGCCGGGCTACCTGAAGCTCCGCTTCGGCGAGCCCTCGCGCGCGCTCTCGGCCGTGACCTTTGGCTTCATGACGGTCCTCATGAGCGGCATCAACATGTACTCGATGGCGCTCGTGATGAAGGTGGTGCTCGGCTGGGATATCAACTTCAGCATCTGGGTCTCGTCGATCACCGTGGCGATCTACGTCGGCCTCGGCGGCCTGCGGTCGGCCATCTTCAACGAGGTGCTGCAGTTCGTCCTCATCTGGCTCGGCGCGATGCTGATCTCGATCATCGGCCTGATCGAGACGGGCGGCTGGAGCGGGATGGTGGCGCGCATCCACGCCAATTTCCCCGGCGGTGACTACACGCACCTGTGGCGGACGATGGGGTCGTTCACCGACAACCCGATGGGCATCCACTGGACGGGGATCGTGCTCGGCCTCGGATGGGTGATCTCGTTCGGCTATTGGACGACCGACTTCCTCGTCGTCCAGCGCGTGTTGAGCGCGAAGGACCTGCGATCGGCGAAGATGGCTCCGATCATCGGTGCCGGCTTCAAGATGATGGTGCCGTTCATCGTCATCCTGCCCGGCCTGCTCGGCCTGGCGCTCCTCCAGCCGAAGCTGATGGGCGAGGCACAGGCGGTGGCGACCGGAGGACACAGCTACAACGAAGTGCTCCCGCTGATGCTCGCGCGATACTGTGGGCCCGGCCTCCTCGGCCTCGGCATCACGGCGCTCATTGCCGGGTTCATGTCGGGCATGGCGGGCAACGTCAGCGCGTTCGCCACGGTCTGGACCTACGACATCTACAAGGCGCTGATTCGGAAGGAAGCGCCCGACGCGCACTACGTGTCGATGGGACGCTGGTGCACGGTCCTCGGCGTCCTGGTCAGCATCGGGACGGCCTACCTCGTGATGCAGTTCCTCAGCATCATGGACTACGTGCAGGCGCTGTTCAGCTTCTTCATCGCGCCGCTGTTCGGGACCGTCCTGCTCGGCATGCTGTGGAAGCGGTGCTCGCCTGCCGGCGGGTTCTGGGGGCTGCTGGCGGGCACGGTCTCGTCGGTCGGGATGTGGGCGTGGGTGAAACTCGATCCGGCGGCGGTGCGCTACATCGCGCTTTCGTCGAACGCGCGTGACATGGCCGAGAACATGTACCGGGCGTTGTGGTCCTGGATCATCTGCGTCGTCGTCACCGTGGTCGTGAGCTTGCTGACGCGCCCGAAGCCAGACAGCGAACTGACTGGCCTCGTGTACGGCTGCACCGACGTGCCGTCCGAAGGCCATCTGCGGATCTACCAACGGCCGATCTTCTGGGCTGGCCTGGTCGGCGTCGTGTTCGTTGTACTCAACGTCCTGTTCTGGTAG
- a CDS encoding L-fucose/L-arabinose isomerase family protein, which yields MCAADARMTLGLIVGNRGFFPDHLARSGREDMSAVLEKAGISVVALTPGESKFGAVETREEAGKCATLFRRHRDSIDGVLVTLPNFGEERAIVDALRMSELNVPVLVQATPDTPSLMTISDRRDSFCGKMSACNNLKQYGIKYSLTSLHTETPSSDEFRRDLDWFTGVCRVVKGLRRLRVGAIGARPAAFNTVRFSEKLLETAGISVEPIDLSEIVGRIGRMKDDDPAAQAKLAAIEAYVATSGVPAPALLKMAKLGAVIDGWMRETEVAISAVQCWTSLEEFFGVVPCTVMSMMSNELMSSACEVDICGVIAMHALRLASGTPSALLDWNNNYGDDPDKAVCFHCSNLPKHFFEDVRMDYQAIIAGTVGRDNTYGTCVGRVKPGPMSFARFSTDDATGRIRGYLGEGAFTTDSLQTFGGAGVVHIPGMQRLLRHICENGFEHHVAANLSSVAAVVYEATTKYLGWDVYYHGK from the coding sequence ATGTGCGCTGCTGACGCTCGCATGACGCTGGGTCTGATTGTCGGCAACCGGGGATTCTTCCCGGACCATCTCGCGAGGAGCGGCCGCGAGGACATGAGTGCCGTCCTCGAGAAGGCGGGCATCTCGGTGGTCGCGCTGACACCCGGGGAGTCGAAGTTCGGGGCGGTCGAGACGCGCGAGGAGGCGGGGAAGTGTGCGACGCTGTTCCGCCGGCATCGCGACTCGATCGACGGCGTGCTCGTCACGCTGCCGAACTTCGGCGAGGAGCGGGCGATCGTCGACGCGCTCCGGATGTCCGAGTTGAACGTTCCGGTGCTCGTCCAGGCGACACCCGACACGCCGTCGCTGATGACCATCAGCGACCGCCGCGACAGCTTCTGCGGCAAGATGTCCGCCTGCAACAACCTGAAGCAGTACGGCATCAAGTACTCGCTGACGTCGCTCCACACCGAGACGCCTTCGTCCGACGAGTTCCGCCGCGACCTCGACTGGTTCACCGGGGTCTGCCGCGTCGTCAAGGGGCTCCGCCGCCTGCGCGTGGGCGCCATCGGCGCGCGGCCCGCGGCCTTCAACACCGTGCGCTTCAGCGAGAAACTGCTCGAGACCGCCGGCATCTCGGTCGAACCGATCGACCTGTCGGAGATCGTCGGCCGTATCGGCCGGATGAAAGACGACGACCCCGCCGCACAGGCGAAGCTGGCCGCCATCGAGGCCTACGTGGCGACATCTGGCGTTCCGGCGCCCGCACTGCTGAAGATGGCGAAGCTCGGCGCGGTCATCGACGGCTGGATGCGGGAGACCGAGGTGGCCATCAGTGCCGTGCAGTGCTGGACCTCCCTCGAGGAGTTCTTCGGCGTGGTCCCGTGCACGGTCATGAGCATGATGAGCAACGAGCTGATGTCCAGCGCGTGCGAAGTGGACATCTGCGGCGTGATCGCGATGCACGCCTTGCGGCTGGCTTCCGGCACGCCGAGCGCGCTGCTCGACTGGAACAACAACTACGGCGACGATCCCGACAAGGCTGTCTGCTTCCACTGCAGCAACCTGCCGAAGCACTTCTTCGAGGACGTGCGGATGGACTACCAGGCCATCATCGCGGGCACCGTCGGCCGCGACAACACGTACGGCACGTGCGTGGGCCGCGTGAAACCAGGCCCGATGAGCTTCGCGCGTTTCTCGACCGACGATGCGACGGGGCGGATTCGCGGGTACCTGGGAGAGGGCGCGTTCACCACCGACTCACTGCAGACCTTCGGAGGCGCGGGCGTCGTGCACATTCCCGGGATGCAGCGCCTGCTGCGCCACATCTGCGAGAACGGCTTCGAGCACCACGTGGCCGCGAATCTCTCGTCGGTCGCCGCCGTCGTGTACGAGGCGACGACGAAGTACCTCGGGTGGGACGTGTACTATCACGGGAAGTAG
- a CDS encoding ribulokinase — protein sequence MSIVAGVDFGTLSVRVSVVDSTKGRLGSGVAEYPLNRRKNDPDHATQSHDAHMDALVQATHRAIEAAGVDGHHVEAIALDTTGSSVIPVGEGLVPLDDYYLWCDHRAWREAARITEVAHQTGLDAIHWCGDVYSSEWGWAKLLHWLRNNPDKRPRFVTALEHCDMVAAVLTGVTDPARIPRSICAMGHKWLWNEALGGLPPESFLAAVDPLLAGVRDKIAGVYQTSDRRAGSLTPSWAGRLGLSAGIPIPVGAFDAHWDAVGAGVRLGDIVNVIGTSTCIIAVGDKAACIPGLCGVVPGSVIPTLTGIEAGLSATGDIFDAIARRAQTTVAALSEGLERYRAGETGLLRLTWDNGDRTVLVNPELGGVTLGWNLSHSPQDDLFAAIEGTAFHTRIILERMEQHGVPIRRVINGGGIPRKNTTLNAVYANVLNKPILVPRTEVTSLGSSIFAFLAAGTFATIEDAQDALCPAFDVIEPDPKQAAVCEQLFSLYRRLYFGFGRQTSEAIHVGDVLPALRRIAAEVRQA from the coding sequence ATGTCCATCGTGGCCGGCGTGGATTTCGGCACCTTGAGCGTGCGGGTGTCGGTTGTCGACTCGACGAAGGGCCGCCTGGGCTCCGGGGTGGCGGAGTATCCGCTCAATCGGAGGAAGAACGACCCCGACCACGCGACACAAAGCCACGACGCTCACATGGACGCACTCGTCCAGGCGACGCACCGGGCGATCGAGGCCGCCGGCGTGGACGGCCACCACGTGGAGGCCATCGCGCTCGACACGACGGGCTCGAGCGTGATCCCGGTGGGCGAAGGCCTCGTGCCGCTCGACGACTACTACCTCTGGTGCGACCACCGGGCGTGGCGCGAGGCGGCGCGCATCACCGAGGTCGCGCACCAGACCGGCCTCGACGCCATCCACTGGTGCGGTGACGTCTACTCCAGCGAGTGGGGCTGGGCCAAGCTGCTCCATTGGCTCCGCAACAACCCGGACAAGCGGCCGCGGTTCGTCACGGCGCTCGAGCACTGCGACATGGTGGCTGCGGTGCTGACCGGCGTCACCGACCCGGCACGTATCCCGCGCAGCATCTGCGCGATGGGACACAAGTGGCTGTGGAACGAAGCGCTGGGTGGGTTGCCGCCCGAGTCGTTCCTCGCCGCCGTGGACCCGTTGCTCGCCGGCGTACGCGACAAGATCGCCGGGGTGTACCAGACCTCGGACCGGCGCGCCGGCAGCCTGACGCCGTCATGGGCCGGACGGTTGGGGCTGAGCGCAGGCATCCCGATCCCGGTCGGGGCGTTCGACGCCCATTGGGACGCGGTCGGCGCCGGCGTCCGGCTCGGCGACATCGTGAACGTGATAGGCACGTCGACGTGCATCATCGCGGTGGGCGACAAGGCGGCGTGCATTCCCGGCCTGTGCGGCGTGGTTCCCGGGTCCGTGATCCCGACACTGACCGGCATCGAGGCCGGCCTGTCGGCAACCGGCGACATCTTCGATGCGATCGCGCGTCGCGCGCAGACAACGGTTGCCGCACTCAGCGAGGGACTCGAACGGTACCGCGCGGGAGAGACCGGGCTGTTGCGCCTCACATGGGACAACGGCGACCGGACGGTGCTGGTGAACCCGGAGCTCGGCGGCGTGACGCTCGGCTGGAACCTGTCGCACTCGCCGCAGGACGATCTGTTCGCGGCCATCGAGGGAACCGCGTTCCATACACGAATCATCCTGGAGCGGATGGAACAGCACGGCGTGCCGATCCGCCGCGTGATCAACGGCGGCGGCATCCCACGGAAGAACACGACGCTCAATGCCGTGTATGCCAACGTGCTGAACAAGCCGATCCTCGTCCCGAGGACCGAGGTCACCAGCCTCGGGTCGTCGATCTTCGCGTTCCTCGCCGCCGGCACCTTCGCCACAATCGAGGACGCGCAGGATGCGCTCTGCCCGGCATTCGACGTGATCGAGCCCGACCCGAAGCAGGCAGCCGTCTGCGAGCAACTGTTCTCGCTCTACCGCCGGCTGTACTTCGGGTTCGGCCGCCAGACGTCAGAGGCGATCCATGTCGGCGACGTGCTGCCGGCGTTGCGGCGCATCGCCGCGGAAGTGAGGCAGGCATGA